One window of the Armatimonadota bacterium genome contains the following:
- a CDS encoding heavy-metal-associated domain-containing protein — protein MKRTFKIPRIHCEGCVATVTATLQRLPGVTRVEGRAESREVDVVFDPAQVSEERLREALAIVGYPPAAAL, from the coding sequence ATGAAGCGGACGTTCAAGATCCCTCGGATCCACTGTGAGGGGTGCGTGGCGACGGTCACAGCGACTCTGCAGCGCCTCCCGGGCGTGACCCGCGTGGAAGGGCGGGCGGAGAGCCGGGAAGTCGACGTCGTGTTCGACCCCGCGCAGGTCTCCGAGGAGCGCCTGCGGGAGGCCCTGGCCATCGTCGGCTACCCGCCAGCGGCCGCGCTGTAG
- a CDS encoding heavy metal translocating P-type ATPase, with protein MTTPPPAHTPTAPPASGPRPDGGAPAGRRRIELPVEGMSCASCVAAVEGGLRQVPGVVDAAVNLAAERAAVLFDPAQAGLEDLIRAVERTGYQVPVERVVLPVRDLALAASGEPLERALRAVQGVRDVAVNLASEEVVVTCISGVVTADDLRRAIRAAGYEPEAPPLAAPVEARLRAPVEAPRDADREARRRRRELRDLRRRLVVAAVLAIPVLWGSAHHMGLAIWVPPLLTDWRVQALLAAPIQFWAGWRFYRGAWAAARHRRADMNTLIALGTSAAYGYSLAATLAPGVFTAAGIPPAVYYETAAVIIVFILLGRYLEALARGRTSEAIRRLMDLRPRTARVLRDGEEREVPADEVQVGDVVVVRPGERIPVDGVVLEGRSAVDESMLTGESLPVEKGPGDEVIGGTVNRTGAFRFRATKVGAETALAQIIRLVEAAQGSKAPIQALVDRVAAVFVPAVLVVALLASVAWLAAGPPPAITHALLAVVAVLIVACPCAMGLATPTALMVGIGRAAEAGVLIRTAEALERLRLVDTVVLDKTGTVTRGTPVVTDVLPVDGVDLRELLRLAAVAERVSEHPLAEAIVARAREEGLAVPEPDDFEAVPGAGLRALVEGRRIVAGTRALLEREGLPLRPAPVAAWAERLADEGKTPVYVAADGRLLGLLAVADTPKPEAAAVVTALRRRGLEVVLLTGDLRQVAEAMARRVGIARILAEVRPADKAAEVRRLQAEGRRVAMVGDGINDAPALAQADVGIAIGAGTDVAIEAAEVVLVGSDLRGVLTALDLGRATVRTIRQNLFWAFVYNVALIPVAAGALFPLTGWQLNPALAALAMASSSVTVVTNSLRLRRWRPAPLPSPSLPLPGGARGGATRQPGPRGESQRRGSHRSNGRDVQSHWRAERREDS; from the coding sequence ATGACGACGCCACCGCCAGCCCACACCCCCACGGCGCCGCCTGCGAGCGGCCCCCGACCGGACGGTGGCGCTCCCGCCGGCCGCCGGCGGATCGAGCTGCCGGTCGAGGGGATGAGCTGCGCCTCCTGCGTGGCGGCGGTCGAGGGCGGGTTGCGCCAGGTCCCCGGGGTGGTCGATGCCGCCGTCAACCTGGCCGCCGAGCGGGCCGCCGTGCTCTTCGACCCCGCGCAGGCCGGGCTGGAGGACCTCATCCGCGCCGTGGAGCGGACCGGCTACCAGGTGCCGGTCGAGCGTGTCGTCCTCCCGGTGCGCGACCTGGCGCTGGCGGCCTCGGGCGAGCCACTCGAGCGGGCCCTGCGCGCGGTCCAGGGCGTGCGCGACGTCGCCGTGAATCTGGCCAGCGAGGAGGTCGTCGTCACCTGCATCTCCGGCGTGGTCACGGCCGATGACCTCCGTCGGGCGATCCGCGCGGCGGGCTACGAGCCGGAGGCGCCGCCGCTCGCCGCCCCGGTCGAGGCGCGGCTACGCGCCCCGGTCGAGGCGCCGCGCGACGCCGACCGCGAGGCCCGCCGTCGCCGTCGCGAGCTCCGGGACCTGCGCCGGCGGCTAGTCGTGGCGGCGGTGCTGGCCATCCCCGTGCTCTGGGGCAGCGCCCACCACATGGGGCTCGCCATCTGGGTCCCTCCGCTACTGACCGACTGGCGGGTGCAAGCCCTGCTGGCGGCGCCCATCCAGTTCTGGGCCGGCTGGCGGTTCTACCGCGGCGCCTGGGCCGCGGCGCGCCACCGCCGCGCGGACATGAACACCCTCATCGCCCTGGGCACCTCGGCCGCCTACGGCTACAGCCTGGCCGCCACCCTGGCCCCCGGTGTCTTCACCGCGGCCGGGATCCCGCCCGCGGTCTACTACGAGACAGCGGCGGTCATCATCGTCTTCATCCTACTGGGCCGGTACCTGGAGGCCCTCGCCCGGGGCCGCACCTCCGAGGCGATCCGACGCCTCATGGACCTGCGCCCCCGCACGGCCCGGGTCCTGCGGGATGGGGAGGAGCGGGAGGTCCCCGCCGACGAGGTGCAGGTGGGCGACGTGGTGGTCGTCCGCCCGGGCGAGCGCATCCCCGTCGACGGCGTGGTCCTGGAGGGCCGCTCCGCCGTCGACGAGTCGATGTTGACCGGCGAATCCCTCCCCGTGGAGAAGGGGCCGGGGGACGAGGTGATCGGCGGGACGGTCAACCGCACCGGCGCGTTTCGCTTCCGGGCCACGAAGGTGGGCGCCGAGACCGCGCTCGCCCAGATCATCCGGCTCGTGGAAGCGGCGCAGGGGAGCAAGGCTCCCATCCAGGCCCTGGTCGACCGGGTGGCGGCCGTCTTCGTCCCGGCCGTCCTCGTGGTGGCCCTGCTGGCCAGCGTGGCCTGGCTGGCCGCCGGCCCGCCGCCGGCGATCACGCACGCGCTGCTGGCCGTCGTGGCCGTCCTCATCGTGGCCTGCCCGTGCGCCATGGGCCTGGCCACACCGACCGCCCTCATGGTGGGGATCGGCCGCGCGGCGGAGGCGGGTGTGCTCATCCGCACGGCGGAGGCCCTGGAGCGCCTGCGCCTGGTGGACACCGTGGTCCTCGACAAGACGGGGACGGTCACGCGCGGGACTCCGGTCGTGACGGACGTCCTCCCGGTGGACGGCGTCGACCTCCGGGAGCTCCTGCGCCTGGCCGCGGTGGCCGAGCGGGTCTCCGAGCACCCGCTGGCCGAGGCCATCGTCGCTCGCGCCCGAGAGGAGGGCCTCGCCGTCCCGGAGCCCGACGACTTCGAGGCGGTGCCCGGTGCCGGCCTCCGCGCCCTGGTCGAGGGCCGCCGCATCGTGGCCGGCACCCGCGCCCTGCTCGAGCGCGAGGGTCTCCCCCTGAGACCGGCGCCCGTGGCGGCCTGGGCCGAGCGCCTCGCCGACGAGGGCAAGACGCCCGTGTACGTGGCCGCCGACGGCCGCCTCCTTGGCCTGCTGGCGGTCGCCGATACGCCCAAGCCCGAAGCCGCCGCGGTCGTCACGGCACTGCGCCGCCGCGGGCTCGAGGTGGTGCTGCTCACCGGCGATCTGCGCCAGGTCGCCGAGGCCATGGCCCGTCGCGTCGGCATCGCCCGCATCCTGGCTGAGGTGCGGCCGGCCGACAAAGCTGCGGAGGTGCGGCGGCTCCAGGCGGAGGGACGGCGCGTGGCCATGGTGGGCGACGGCATCAACGACGCCCCCGCGCTCGCCCAGGCCGACGTAGGCATCGCCATCGGCGCGGGCACCGACGTGGCCATCGAGGCGGCCGAGGTGGTCCTGGTCGGCAGCGACCTGCGCGGGGTGCTCACCGCCTTGGACCTCGGGCGCGCGACGGTGCGGACCATCCGGCAGAACCTGTTCTGGGCGTTCGTCTACAACGTCGCCCTCATCCCGGTGGCCGCGGGCGCACTCTTCCCGCTCACGGGATGGCAGCTCAACCCCGCCCTGGCGGCCCTGGCGATGGCATCGAGCTCCGTCACCGTGGTGACCAACAGCCTGCGGCTGCGGCGGTGGCGGCCGGCCCCGCTCCCGTCCCCCTCCTTGCCCCTGCCGGGGGGCGCGCGGGGTGGTGCCACACGGCAGCCAGGCCCACGTGGAGAGAGCCAGCGGAGGGGGAGCCACCGGAGTAACGGGAGAGACGTGCAGTCGCACTGGAGAGCCGAAAGGAGGGAGGATTCATGA
- a CDS encoding metal-sensitive transcriptional regulator, with protein sequence MTETRAPSSGHGSPEQRRQALVRLRSIVGHLRGIERMVEEGAYCIDIVRQTLAVQRALDRVNALLLEDHLQTCASRAMQSSDPAERRRTIQEIMDVFAYSGRR encoded by the coding sequence ATGACCGAGACGCGCGCGCCATCCAGCGGGCACGGCTCTCCCGAGCAGCGGCGGCAGGCCCTCGTCCGCCTGCGCAGCATCGTCGGCCACCTGCGGGGGATCGAGCGCATGGTCGAAGAGGGCGCCTACTGCATCGATATCGTGCGGCAGACCCTCGCCGTCCAGCGGGCGCTCGACCGCGTGAACGCGCTGCTCCTGGAAGACCACCTGCAGACCTGCGCCAGCCGGGCGATGCAGTCGAGCGATCCCGCCGAGCGGCGGCGGACCATCCAGGAGATCATGGACGTCTTCGCCTACAGCGGCAGGCGGTAG